A section of the Chryseobacterium scophthalmum genome encodes:
- a CDS encoding DUF3575 domain-containing protein: MKKTFLLLIILFAVKAQAQNETDVNSYQKNNEIKLNIISPLLGAFEVGFERHLNKNSSLGISAFKVYEHTSNDDMNYYISPYYRYYFGKKYASGFFVEGFGMLTSIDGKKIYAADNVTFSEGKDVYDLALGGGFGWKLVTKKRFVFEANTAYGKLVFNADKTDHTQVIKLGLSIGYRF; encoded by the coding sequence ATGAAAAAAACCTTTTTACTGCTCATCATTTTGTTTGCTGTCAAGGCTCAAGCTCAAAATGAAACTGATGTAAATTCTTATCAGAAAAACAATGAAATTAAACTGAATATAATTTCTCCGTTATTGGGTGCCTTTGAAGTAGGCTTTGAACGTCACCTCAACAAAAATTCATCTCTGGGGATTTCTGCATTTAAGGTATATGAGCATACCTCAAATGATGATATGAATTACTATATTTCTCCCTATTACAGGTATTATTTTGGAAAAAAATATGCTTCTGGTTTTTTTGTAGAAGGATTTGGAATGCTCACATCCATTGATGGAAAAAAAATATATGCAGCAGACAACGTGACATTCTCTGAAGGTAAAGATGTTTATGATCTCGCATTAGGCGGAGGTTTTGGATGGAAACTGGTTACAAAGAAAAGATTTGTTTTTGAAGCTAATACAGCCTACGGAAAACTTGTTTTCAATGCAGATAAAACAGATCACACTCAGGTTATAAAGCTTGGACTGAGTATTGGATATCGATTTTAA
- a CDS encoding helix-turn-helix domain-containing protein, producing MIYTTLLNIAIFQGIVLGIVILKSSLFNSQSNKYLAYLLFALSIVLLNYVFEIEGAFTSYPLLCFLDYIEWIFLLPVFIFLFIIHRIDDTVKNRQKTYLYYIPFVYSSTFTITYHLNDILGIYKITDSDIFIINILRLIQLLFAFIIILFPPFYSYFMIRHLKDPQEKNWVLTLLTALYLVLSTWLITYMAGFFFEVDISSTMSVLALCATFIIHWTAYIGIYKYKLAKNKDAVYNFLNNDLAIIHPNLQVSENSIMQENSIVEAYKESITADNLYFQKLELLCKEQHIYTDSTLNREKVAEKLGISAGYVSQIVNTITGDNFANYINNYRVEAVKEMISDPEYENYTLLTMGLESGFTSKTTFYKAFKKVTDQTPNEYKNNIK from the coding sequence TTGATCTACACAACACTTTTAAATATTGCTATTTTTCAGGGAATAGTTTTAGGCATAGTTATTTTAAAATCTTCCCTATTCAATAGTCAATCAAATAAATATTTAGCCTACCTGTTATTTGCCCTTTCCATTGTTTTACTGAATTATGTTTTTGAAATTGAAGGTGCATTCACGTCTTATCCTTTGCTATGTTTTCTGGACTATATTGAGTGGATATTTTTGCTACCCGTTTTCATCTTCCTGTTTATAATACACCGAATTGATGATACGGTAAAGAACAGACAAAAAACTTATTTGTATTATATTCCGTTTGTCTATTCCTCTACTTTTACTATTACCTATCATCTTAATGATATTTTAGGAATTTATAAAATCACAGATTCAGACATTTTTATCATCAATATACTTAGACTGATTCAGCTTTTATTTGCCTTTATCATCATTCTGTTTCCACCTTTTTACTCCTATTTTATGATAAGGCATTTAAAAGATCCACAAGAGAAAAACTGGGTACTTACCTTATTGACTGCTCTGTATTTAGTGTTATCTACCTGGCTAATTACGTATATGGCTGGCTTCTTTTTTGAAGTTGATATTTCTTCTACAATGAGTGTTTTGGCTTTATGTGCAACATTCATCATTCATTGGACGGCTTACATAGGCATTTACAAATACAAACTTGCAAAAAACAAAGATGCTGTCTACAATTTTCTAAACAACGATTTGGCTATTATACATCCCAATCTGCAAGTTTCAGAAAACAGTATAATGCAAGAAAACAGTATTGTAGAAGCATACAAAGAATCTATAACCGCAGATAATCTTTATTTTCAAAAACTTGAACTTCTTTGCAAAGAACAGCACATTTATACCGACAGTACATTAAATAGAGAAAAAGTTGCCGAAAAACTTGGCATAAGCGCCGGATATGTTTCACAAATTGTAAACACAATAACAGGAGATAACTTTGCCAATTACATCAATAACTATCGGGTTGAAGCAGTCAAGGAAATGATATCAGATCCGGAATATGAAAACTATACCTTGTTGACAATGGGGTTAGAATCTGGATTTACCTCAAAAACAACTTTCTATAAAGCCTTTAAAAAAGTGACGGATCAAACACCCAATGAATACAAAAATAACATCAAATAA
- a CDS encoding phage tail protein has protein sequence MAIDDESVLVSTGLMPKFRFEVDLGPKLTNIAFQEVTGLGVENQIIEYRKSNNPLFSAEKMLSITKNGNITMKRGVFVNDNTFGDLHQQVMMNTIKRRTILIKLLDEKDNVTMQWTLNNAFPSKITSTDLESDGNEVVVDSIEIIHEQIIISNGK, from the coding sequence ATGGCAATAGATGACGAAAGTGTACTTGTCTCAACAGGACTTATGCCTAAATTCAGATTCGAAGTAGATCTGGGACCAAAATTAACAAACATAGCTTTTCAGGAAGTTACAGGCTTGGGTGTCGAAAATCAAATTATAGAATATCGCAAAAGTAACAACCCTCTTTTCTCAGCAGAAAAAATGCTGAGCATTACAAAAAACGGAAATATTACCATGAAGCGGGGTGTTTTTGTTAATGACAATACTTTTGGGGATTTGCATCAGCAGGTTATGATGAATACGATTAAAAGAAGAACTATTTTAATCAAACTGCTGGACGAAAAAGATAATGTCACCATGCAATGGACGCTGAATAATGCATTCCCCTCTAAAATCACCAGTACCGATTTGGAATCAGACGGAAATGAAGTGGTAGTAGATAGTATCGAAATCATCCATGAACAAATCATTATTTCAAATGGCAAATGA
- a CDS encoding serine hydrolase domain-containing protein, whose product MKYVTLILFFALLGCKSVQQINTQNVEHAITKNALQLLEDKRFHSVSVAVYKNGKSTIKHFGELTIGKGNKPNDSTLYELASVTKTFTGYVAAKAVLDQKINLDDDIRIYLDEPYPNLEFKGEPIRIKHLITHTSGFPNFPIKSENKKAFFEGLKLIKIETKPGETYSYSNTAPELTAYILEKVYQKPYEELITEFVLKPNNMNQTKFTLNENDKKRLVKGYNDKNELMPNFNRTLWGGISGLHSTTTDLVKYMKLQLDQSNLIVNESHKKLYKEGSDFWEGYHWYIIENDHQLIYRHHGGIYGMQNWFVIYPKQNIGISILTNTSFDKTGDILEKVVDNLYNDINVK is encoded by the coding sequence ATGAAATATGTAACCCTTATTTTATTTTTTGCCTTACTTGGATGTAAAAGTGTTCAGCAAATCAATACACAAAATGTTGAACATGCGATTACAAAAAATGCGCTTCAGTTATTAGAAGACAAAAGATTTCATTCTGTTTCCGTTGCAGTGTATAAAAATGGAAAATCTACCATCAAACATTTTGGAGAATTAACGATTGGAAAAGGAAACAAACCCAACGATTCTACCCTTTATGAATTAGCTTCCGTAACTAAAACTTTTACGGGTTATGTAGCTGCTAAAGCCGTACTTGATCAAAAAATAAATTTAGATGACGATATAAGAATCTACCTTGATGAACCTTATCCCAATTTAGAATTTAAAGGTGAACCTATAAGAATCAAACACCTCATCACGCATACAAGCGGATTTCCTAATTTCCCTATAAAAAGTGAAAATAAAAAAGCTTTTTTTGAAGGATTAAAACTCATCAAAATAGAAACAAAGCCCGGAGAAACATATTCCTATTCAAACACAGCTCCGGAACTGACAGCGTATATTCTTGAAAAAGTGTATCAAAAACCTTATGAAGAATTGATAACTGAATTTGTTTTGAAACCTAATAACATGAACCAAACTAAGTTTACACTCAATGAAAATGATAAAAAAAGATTGGTAAAAGGTTATAATGATAAAAACGAGTTAATGCCTAACTTCAACAGAACTTTATGGGGTGGAATTTCAGGATTGCATTCTACGACTACGGATTTAGTAAAATATATGAAACTGCAACTTGACCAATCAAATCTTATTGTCAACGAATCTCATAAAAAATTATACAAAGAAGGTTCTGATTTTTGGGAAGGTTATCATTGGTACATTATAGAAAATGATCATCAATTAATCTACAGACATCACGGCGGCATATACGGAATGCAGAATTGGTTTGTGATTTATCCTAAACAAAATATCGGGATATCCATATTAACAAACACCAGCTTTGATAAAACAGGAGACATTTTAGAAAAAGTAGTTGATAACCTGTATAATGACATCAATGTAAAATAA
- a CDS encoding helix-turn-helix domain-containing protein — protein sequence MDKLSFLEVIAAIAVFISLLLAVFLLTVKTERKLENRLFAAFLIINAVDISGLFMHLFVDSYNLKAFKISAYLLVMPLFYLYVNAVCYSDFTLKSKHLLHLIPFIIVNLILVPRLYLAEGAAKEDFFTTMWHSPEMFVYQLIGELQFFFYIIGVFLVLKKYKKIYLENFTNSNTLLYKWLSQLTVIFLVIHLCIILKNIVRYTQHRDLFIWLNIVAGTVFLLAACWFILKALNYPELFRRIDSTLQPTKDFVETLETENKTDETKSFQIEQLKNFMAEKEPFLNPSLTIQELADQVNIPVRELSVLINHHINQHFFDFVNEYRIKKAMTILKDPMKREYTVLEILYEVGFNSKSSFHTSFKKYTNQTPTTFRNS from the coding sequence ATGGACAAATTAAGTTTTCTGGAAGTTATTGCTGCGATTGCCGTTTTTATATCGTTATTGCTTGCGGTATTTTTGTTAACGGTAAAAACAGAAAGAAAACTAGAAAACAGATTATTTGCAGCATTTCTTATCATTAACGCCGTTGATATCAGCGGACTTTTTATGCATCTTTTTGTTGATAGTTATAATCTGAAAGCTTTCAAAATATCTGCTTACTTGTTGGTTATGCCTCTTTTCTATCTGTACGTAAATGCCGTTTGCTATTCAGATTTCACCTTAAAAAGCAAGCATTTACTTCATCTTATTCCTTTCATTATTGTCAATTTAATTTTAGTTCCAAGACTTTATCTCGCAGAAGGTGCTGCAAAAGAAGATTTCTTTACAACGATGTGGCATTCCCCCGAAATGTTTGTTTATCAACTCATCGGAGAACTACAGTTTTTCTTTTATATCATTGGCGTATTCCTTGTCCTTAAAAAATATAAGAAGATTTATCTTGAAAATTTCACCAATTCCAATACTTTGTTATATAAATGGCTATCTCAGCTTACTGTGATTTTCTTAGTTATCCATTTATGTATTATTTTAAAAAATATTGTAAGATACACACAGCATAGAGATCTATTTATCTGGCTGAATATTGTTGCGGGAACAGTATTTTTATTGGCTGCGTGTTGGTTTATTTTAAAGGCATTAAACTATCCTGAGCTTTTTCGCAGAATTGATTCTACTCTACAACCGACAAAAGATTTTGTTGAAACGCTGGAGACTGAAAATAAAACTGACGAAACAAAAAGCTTTCAGATTGAACAGCTTAAAAATTTCATGGCTGAAAAAGAACCCTTTTTAAACCCATCTCTAACGATTCAGGAATTGGCAGATCAGGTGAACATTCCGGTTCGTGAATTGTCTGTTTTGATTAACCATCATATCAATCAGCACTTTTTTGATTTTGTGAATGAATACCGCATTAAAAAGGCAATGACTATTCTGAAAGATCCAATGAAAAGAGAATATACGGTGTTAGAAATTTTATATGAAGTAGGTTTTAATTCAAAATCTTCTTTTCATACTTCATTTAAAAAATACACAAACCAAACACCAACAACATTTAGAAACAGTTGA
- a CDS encoding RNA polymerase sigma factor, with the protein MNPTDKILLHKIKTGDRPAFMMLYERYWDSLYRFVFARTKDKEVTEELLQNLWIKILENTESIQTNHEESAKGYLLKYLHYRVIDYFNSYKTLPSTLRIDDAENSIEITDTDYFEILEEHDISDLFNMIDEVVSQLPVTEQKIYDLRIRKNLSVDETAEILGLSSKTVSNKLSKAIGTIREQLTPEYKSSKKLISLLVLMEILVS; encoded by the coding sequence ATGAACCCAACAGACAAAATATTATTACATAAAATAAAAACAGGTGACCGACCTGCTTTTATGATGCTCTATGAACGCTATTGGGACAGTTTGTACCGTTTTGTTTTTGCCCGTACAAAAGATAAAGAGGTTACCGAAGAGCTGTTGCAAAACCTTTGGATAAAAATTCTTGAAAACACAGAAAGCATCCAGACCAATCATGAGGAAAGTGCAAAAGGATATCTTCTAAAGTATCTTCATTATAGAGTTATCGATTATTTTAACAGTTATAAAACTTTACCCTCAACATTACGTATTGATGACGCTGAAAACTCTATTGAGATTACAGATACAGATTACTTCGAAATTCTTGAAGAGCATGATATTTCAGACCTTTTCAATATGATCGATGAAGTTGTTTCGCAACTTCCGGTGACGGAACAAAAGATTTATGACCTGAGAATCCGTAAAAATTTGTCGGTCGATGAGACAGCAGAAATTTTAGGTTTGAGCAGTAAAACGGTGAGTAATAAATTAAGCAAAGCTATTGGTACAATTAGAGAACAGTTAACTCCAGAATATAAATCGTCTAAAAAGCTTATTTCTTTGCTGGTGCTTATGGAAATTTTGGTAAGCTGA
- a CDS encoding FecR family protein, with protein sequence MRNLNYKDIQAFVFRLWQREVSDETISEKETELLNQWKINVEKDLNSDHILESKARVLLALESYLTQTTYINHPNGFRKYFYQIAAVIILLFSVGGIFSYNTFFKPDVYVAEKGNQKVYLKDGSVVTLFPGAELSVERSFPADTRVVALKGDAIFSVAKSKKHPFIVRADGFSTKVLGTVFKITQSGNDKAVDLYEGKVAVSYVGVPVTFLKPNQKWTNFGVSRTAAVISFTKANTSTQKLPSLLSLSFNDVMLKDVAEVLQKNYSISIIYPKELAEKKITADFTGGNTDENIEALAFILDLEVQKEKQTYIFKK encoded by the coding sequence ATGAGAAATTTAAACTATAAAGATATTCAGGCATTTGTTTTCAGGCTTTGGCAAAGAGAGGTTTCAGACGAAACTATTTCGGAGAAAGAAACAGAACTTTTAAACCAATGGAAGATCAATGTAGAGAAAGACCTGAATAGTGATCATATTCTGGAATCTAAAGCAAGAGTACTTTTGGCTTTGGAATCTTATTTAACACAAACAACCTATATAAATCATCCGAATGGCTTTAGAAAGTATTTTTACCAAATTGCAGCTGTCATTATACTTCTGTTTTCAGTAGGAGGCATTTTCTCTTATAATACTTTCTTTAAGCCGGATGTCTACGTTGCAGAAAAAGGAAATCAAAAAGTATATCTGAAAGACGGTTCGGTGGTTACATTGTTTCCGGGTGCAGAACTTAGTGTTGAAAGATCTTTTCCGGCAGATACCAGAGTAGTTGCTTTAAAAGGGGATGCTATTTTTTCGGTTGCAAAATCTAAAAAACATCCTTTCATTGTTCGTGCAGATGGTTTTAGTACCAAAGTTTTAGGAACGGTGTTTAAAATTACACAGTCGGGGAATGATAAAGCGGTAGATCTTTATGAAGGAAAAGTTGCCGTTTCGTATGTAGGTGTACCTGTCACTTTCCTGAAACCTAATCAGAAATGGACGAATTTTGGAGTATCTCGTACAGCAGCAGTCATTTCTTTTACAAAAGCTAATACTTCCACTCAAAAATTACCTTCACTATTATCCTTAAGTTTTAATGATGTGATGCTGAAGGATGTGGCTGAAGTTCTTCAGAAAAACTACAGCATCAGCATTATTTACCCTAAAGAATTGGCAGAGAAAAAAATAACGGCAGATTTCACTGGCGGAAATACCGATGAGAATATTGAGGCATTGGCATTTATTTTAGACCTCGAGGTTCAGAAAGAAAAGCAAACCTATATTTTCAAAAAATAG
- a CDS encoding TonB-dependent receptor, whose amino-acid sequence MKSVKCGFTIAALFFTVTIEAQELVQKVSFSAPVGKPLIEVLEEFAGKTRMRLVYSKADIKELKVKSIKCDNIPVNACLKDITSGLPIVHRLRGDLISIKYQGSDVSALDDGRVSGKIVDEIGNPIINADVSIAGKNAVTDSNGDFSIELSSGIYTLIVKAPKYNVLRVEKLQIANNETNTVSFVMRSTSDKIASIKEVVITGTRKADTQAGLLALQKKAAQMSDGISAEQISKTPDNDLGGTLKRITGITTIDNKYVVVRSMGERWNTAAMDGINLPSTEAYNQNFSFDIIPNSMVESVIVSKTATPDMNASFAGGFVEVKTKDIPNENFTTVTMGTSYNDQTTFKEFLTRKKGKYDYFGYDDGTRDFPMGLKAMNWENPLFFEQSQQFKNDNFTNYATTADMGSNMQLALGRSFKLKNNNKWGFAGALVIRNEQNKLQIDHTGRGNWLDTTYFKSPDDENYQQAPITFYNFKNQGASYNYNSTIAGMMNFGLQLGKNRLSFRNSYNHIYDNTVTRITGWNEYTSGSGLPSNAELAYNYFYNGIIPNNDPEQIKTLDRPYTDNANYPVYQTLLQNKLEGNHKIGKVDVDWFLARTSVASDTKDYTLNQTLYRFIGLETLSYHFVSNSSSDFARGYIKSRETDYNYGTSFKFKLDAGSFKNDIKIGYAGASKTNTNSQQKFLLRVDEKVTGNNGMPLEGALSEWFDGSHYVPGGIGWQTRPLYENEEYKGEVDQHAGFVMFDNRWKNKFRLVWGLRAEYFRYKLISQQLDSSDPQNIYKNDVEDKPWQFMPSANFTYSPTNKINVRLAYNRMVIRPQFNERTGLPYFDPISNGLIYNTAMVSSVINNYDFKFEWFPGLGEIFSAGLYYKDINRPIEREGYISNEGNLYLYNGNSKNAKLKGFEAEMRKNLGFIATDSFLEKLFISGNFTYNDTKVIAFKNREKTQDTDEMYEVERPLYGQTPYAYNLGLMYEVERLGLSFLYNAKGDQYITVGYGYNGEEIQRAYAVADAQISYKFLKNRNLEVKFNARNLFNRVKEFYNNYNSYSVSKGGNVQTEREMLELLPGATDKYDKNIDKVLFRAYSGRMFGLNLNYTF is encoded by the coding sequence ATGAAAAGTGTGAAATGTGGTTTTACGATTGCGGCTCTGTTCTTTACAGTAACAATAGAAGCCCAGGAATTAGTTCAAAAAGTATCTTTTTCTGCGCCGGTAGGTAAACCACTGATAGAAGTTTTGGAAGAATTTGCCGGAAAAACGAGAATGAGACTGGTATATTCTAAAGCAGATATTAAAGAATTAAAAGTAAAAAGCATTAAGTGTGACAATATTCCTGTCAATGCATGTTTAAAAGATATTACAAGCGGTCTTCCTATTGTACACCGCCTTCGGGGAGATCTCATTTCAATAAAATATCAAGGATCAGATGTCTCTGCTTTAGATGACGGCAGAGTTTCCGGGAAGATCGTAGATGAAATTGGTAATCCCATAATTAATGCAGACGTAAGCATTGCTGGGAAGAATGCGGTTACCGATAGTAATGGTGATTTTTCGATAGAACTTTCTTCGGGCATTTATACTTTAATTGTGAAAGCTCCGAAATATAATGTATTGCGTGTAGAAAAATTACAGATTGCAAATAATGAGACCAACACTGTTTCATTTGTTATGAGGTCGACATCTGATAAGATCGCGAGTATAAAAGAAGTTGTGATTACAGGAACTCGAAAAGCAGACACACAGGCAGGATTACTGGCTTTACAGAAAAAAGCAGCACAGATGAGTGACGGAATTTCAGCTGAACAAATTTCCAAAACACCCGATAATGATTTGGGAGGAACGCTGAAAAGGATAACAGGTATTACTACGATCGATAATAAATATGTAGTGGTGCGCTCGATGGGAGAACGTTGGAACACGGCAGCGATGGATGGGATCAATCTTCCAAGCACGGAAGCTTACAACCAAAATTTTTCATTCGATATTATTCCAAACTCCATGGTGGAGAGTGTGATCGTGAGCAAAACAGCCACTCCGGATATGAATGCAAGCTTTGCAGGAGGTTTTGTAGAAGTTAAAACTAAAGATATTCCCAACGAAAATTTTACGACGGTAACGATGGGGACTTCCTACAATGATCAGACAACTTTTAAAGAATTTCTTACCAGAAAAAAAGGAAAATATGACTACTTCGGGTATGATGACGGAACAAGAGATTTTCCGATGGGTCTGAAAGCGATGAACTGGGAAAATCCCTTATTTTTTGAGCAGTCGCAGCAGTTTAAAAATGATAATTTCACCAATTATGCGACAACTGCAGATATGGGATCGAATATGCAGCTTGCCTTGGGAAGATCTTTTAAGCTTAAAAATAATAACAAATGGGGTTTTGCAGGAGCTTTAGTGATAAGAAACGAGCAAAACAAACTTCAGATCGATCATACAGGAAGAGGGAATTGGCTTGATACCACCTACTTTAAAAGTCCGGATGATGAAAATTATCAACAGGCACCCATAACGTTTTATAATTTTAAAAATCAGGGTGCATCATATAATTACAATTCAACAATTGCCGGAATGATGAATTTTGGATTACAGTTGGGTAAAAACAGGTTGTCTTTCAGGAATTCTTACAACCACATTTATGACAATACCGTCACAAGAATTACCGGCTGGAACGAGTATACATCTGGAAGCGGCTTACCAAGCAATGCAGAATTGGCCTACAATTATTTTTATAACGGAATTATTCCTAATAATGATCCCGAACAAATAAAAACGTTAGACAGGCCTTATACCGATAATGCCAATTATCCTGTTTATCAGACGCTTTTACAAAATAAATTAGAAGGAAATCATAAAATAGGAAAGGTAGATGTCGACTGGTTCTTAGCCCGAACAAGTGTAGCTTCTGATACAAAAGATTATACGCTGAACCAGACTTTATACCGTTTTATTGGTCTTGAAACACTGTCTTATCATTTTGTAAGTAACTCCTCAAGCGATTTTGCGAGAGGTTATATTAAAAGCAGAGAGACAGATTATAATTACGGAACATCTTTCAAGTTTAAACTGGATGCCGGAAGTTTTAAAAATGATATTAAAATTGGTTACGCGGGAGCTTCTAAAACCAATACCAACTCACAGCAAAAATTTTTGTTACGTGTTGATGAAAAGGTGACAGGAAACAACGGAATGCCTTTGGAAGGTGCCCTTTCTGAATGGTTTGACGGTTCGCATTATGTTCCTGGAGGAATCGGTTGGCAAACAAGGCCACTCTATGAAAACGAAGAGTATAAAGGTGAAGTTGATCAGCATGCGGGTTTTGTGATGTTTGATAACCGCTGGAAAAATAAATTCAGATTGGTTTGGGGGCTTAGAGCTGAGTATTTCAGATACAAACTTATTTCGCAGCAATTAGATTCAAGTGATCCACAAAATATTTATAAAAATGATGTGGAAGATAAGCCTTGGCAATTTATGCCATCTGCCAATTTTACGTACAGCCCCACCAACAAAATTAATGTGAGACTTGCGTACAACAGAATGGTTATTCGCCCACAGTTTAATGAAAGAACGGGTTTGCCGTATTTTGATCCGATCTCAAACGGATTGATTTACAATACAGCTATGGTTTCGTCTGTCATTAACAATTATGATTTCAAATTTGAATGGTTTCCCGGATTGGGAGAGATTTTTTCAGCAGGATTGTATTACAAAGATATCAACAGACCCATTGAAAGGGAAGGATATATTTCGAATGAAGGAAATCTGTACCTCTACAACGGGAACTCTAAAAATGCAAAGCTAAAAGGTTTTGAAGCCGAAATGAGAAAAAATTTAGGCTTTATTGCTACAGATTCCTTTTTGGAAAAACTTTTTATCAGCGGAAATTTTACTTACAACGATACGAAAGTTATTGCTTTTAAAAACAGAGAAAAAACACAGGATACAGACGAGATGTATGAAGTTGAAAGACCGCTTTACGGGCAGACTCCTTATGCTTACAATTTAGGTTTAATGTATGAAGTTGAAAGACTGGGATTAAGCTTTTTATACAATGCAAAAGGCGACCAATATATTACTGTAGGATATGGTTACAACGGAGAAGAGATACAAAGGGCGTATGCAGTTGCCGATGCACAGATTTCATATAAATTTTTGAAAAACAGAAATCTTGAAGTGAAATTTAATGCAAGAAACCTTTTCAACAGAGTAAAAGAATTTTACAATAATTACAATTCCTATTCAGTATCAAAAGGTGGAAATGTACAGACCGAAAGAGAAATGTTAGAGCTTCTTCCGGGAGCTACTGATAAATATGATAAGAATATAGACAAGGTTTTATTTCGTGCTTACAGCGGAAGAATGTTTGGTCTAAATCTAAACTATACTTTTTAA
- a CDS encoding T9SS-dependent choice-of-anchor J family protein: MKKIILLSVLFLSQMIFAQFPVWINSFNTPADLQGWTFHDINGNGNQWVQGQNIYHNGTSLAYGTTGVLRYSTNLVPTGSATNFATENDWIISPEIDLTNVGGTITLAGYIGRQRSTHASVSRDLYIFVSTSQKPVPGLADFQQLATDAQAAGGATYRFSASTNLPTDLTQFAESLVNISAFAGKKIYIGLWSNRITSGSAPNSQNINIDEMAIYASVLNTKEIKTGKALSKIIENPVSSSLQIKLDAALKENNTTVSVYNMGGQQILKTKYSKNINVSEFPAGTYIVEVSDAMVSERLKFIKK; this comes from the coding sequence ATGAAAAAAATAATTTTATTATCTGTTTTATTTCTTTCGCAAATGATTTTTGCACAATTCCCTGTTTGGATCAACTCTTTTAATACTCCTGCCGATTTGCAGGGGTGGACTTTCCATGACATTAATGGTAACGGAAACCAATGGGTTCAGGGCCAAAATATTTATCATAATGGTACTTCTCTGGCGTACGGAACAACGGGAGTTCTTCGTTATTCTACCAATCTGGTTCCTACAGGAAGCGCAACCAATTTTGCAACAGAAAATGACTGGATCATTTCTCCGGAAATTGACCTTACTAATGTTGGCGGAACCATTACTTTAGCCGGATATATTGGAAGACAAAGATCTACCCATGCAAGTGTAAGCAGAGATTTATATATTTTTGTAAGCACCTCTCAGAAACCAGTTCCTGGTCTTGCAGATTTTCAACAATTGGCTACTGATGCACAGGCTGCAGGCGGAGCAACATACAGATTCAGTGCAAGTACAAATCTTCCGACAGATCTTACGCAGTTTGCAGAATCTTTGGTAAACATCTCAGCTTTTGCAGGAAAAAAAATCTATATAGGACTTTGGTCAAACAGAATTACCTCAGGTTCTGCACCCAATTCTCAGAATATCAATATCGACGAAATGGCTATCTATGCTTCAGTTTTAAATACAAAAGAAATAAAAACAGGAAAAGCATTAAGTAAAATAATAGAAAACCCTGTATCATCTTCATTACAAATAAAACTTGATGCAGCTTTAAAAGAAAACAACACTACAGTAAGTGTTTATAATATGGGCGGTCAGCAAATTTTAAAAACAAAATATTCTAAAAACATCAATGTATCAGAATTTCCGGCAGGTACTTACATCGTTGAGGTATCAGACGCAATGGTCTCTGAGCGATTGAAATTTATAAAAAAATAG